The Cololabis saira isolate AMF1-May2022 chromosome 20, fColSai1.1, whole genome shotgun sequence genome includes a window with the following:
- the LOC133420794 gene encoding serine protease 27-like, producing the protein MALKQIVSGFFTILLCQGCLSQPLAKCGMRGSSSNRIVGGEDASPGDWPWQIALYTYGTFQCGGSLITDQWVLTAAHCITSSDVDNAEVHLGVNSLDSDGVVVQLESVVCHPDYDSDNFNNDICLLKLVAQVNFTDYIQPVCLASEDSTFYDGDPTWVTGFGATEIRSNTLQEVEVPIVGNKRCQCNLPQFTITDNMVCAGLEDGGKDSCQGDSGGPQVVQKDNMTWVQAGVVSFGEGCARPDKPGVYARVSQYHEWISDTVTGMSPGFVTYMSPYWDRDEFFFCPTYTTPYMPYTTPYMPYTTDDSIFGSGENLSHFTHFISLSVLALLLHVFVERGGM; encoded by the exons ATGGCTCTCAAACAGATTGTGAGTGGGTTTTTTACCATTCTACTATGCCAAG GTTGTCTTTCTCAGCCTCTGG CAAAATGTGGCATGCGCGGAAGCAGCAGCAACCGCATCGTGGGAGGTGAGGATGCATCTCCAGGAGACTGGCCCTGGCAGATCGCCTTATACACCTATGGTACTTTCCAGTGTGGCGGGTCGTTGATCACAGACCAGTGGGTGCTGACGGCTGCTCACTGCATAACAAG CTCTGATGTCGACAATGCAGAAGTCCATTTGGGTGTCAACAGCCTCGATTCTGATGGAGTGGTTGTACAACTGGAAAGTGTTGTCTGCCATCCTGATTATGACTCGGATAACTTTAATAATGACATTTGCCTTCTGAAGCTCGTGGCTCAGGTCAACTTCACAGACTACATCCAGCCAGTCTGCCTGGCCTCAGAAGACAGCACTTTTTATGACGGGGACCCCACCTGGGTCACTGGGTTTGGTGCCACGG AAATACGTTCAAACACCCTGCAGGAGGTGGAAGTGCCCATTGTGGGGAACAAACGATGCCAGTGCAACCTTCCACAGTTCACCATCACAGACAATATGGTGTGTGCTGGACTGGAGGATGGAGGAAAGGATTCATGTCAG GGAGACTCAGGCGGCCCCCAGGTGGTCCAGAAGGACAACATGACCTGGGTCCAGGCTGGTGTTGTGAGCTTCGGTGAGGGATGTGCTCGCCCTGATAAGCCTGGGGTCTATGCCCGAGTGTCCCAGTACCACGAGTGGATCAGTGACACCGTCACCGGCATGAGTCCAGGCTTTGTCACTTACATGTCCCCATACTGGGACAGAGATGAGTTCTTCTTTTGCCCAACATACACAACGCCATACATGCCTTACACCACGCCATACATGCCTTACACCACTGACGACAGCATATTTGGCAGTGGTGAAAACCTGAGCCACTTCACTCACTTCATCTCCCTCTCAGTCCTTGCTCTGCTGCTTCATGTTTTCGTTGAGCGTGGTGGAATGTAA